A genomic region of Arachis hypogaea cultivar Tifrunner chromosome 5, arahy.Tifrunner.gnm2.J5K5, whole genome shotgun sequence contains the following coding sequences:
- the LOC112801600 gene encoding probable methyltransferase PMT4: MRSSWFNKLFIKIGSRQPVSRLILCLIILLALIAIFGSSSVGIIDPAAHVPASLIYTNYRRIKEQAAVDYLELRSVLVSAAGNRELNLCSKESENFVPCYNVSANLLAGFKEGEEFDRHCELLVGTEKCLVRPPKEYKIPLQWPASRDIIWSGNVKITKDQFLSSGSMTKRLMLLEENQIAFRSEDGLIYDGVKDYSRQLAELIGLGSDKEFPQAGVRTILDINCGFGSLGAHFSSLNLMAMCVSGYEVTGSQVQLALERGLPAVVGNFVARQLPYPLFSYDMVHCAQCDIIWDEKDGMSLIEVDRVLRPGGYFVLTSPNSRPQGSSSREKKRNMLTTMGDLTQQLCWILLAQQDETFIWQKTADVHCYASRKKHAIPLCKEDDNDQSYYQPLVRCISGTSSKRWIAIQNRTLELSSDELNIHGVEPEEFSEDLQFWRSATNDYWSLLTPLIFSDHPKRPGDEDPLPPFNMIRNVMDMNANYGGLNKALMEEKKAVWVMNVVPTGASNTLPLIIDRGFPGVKHDWCEPFPTYPRTYDLLHANGLLSHLSSERCTMIDLFLEMDRILRPEGWIILTDKLGAIEMARSLASQVRWEARLIDLQNGSDQRLLVCQKPFLKK, translated from the exons ATGAGAAGCTCCTGGTTCAATAAATTGTTCATAAAAATTGGCTCTAGACAACCAGTGAGCAGGCTAATCCTGTGCCTGATCATTCTGCTCGCGCTGATTGCAATTTTCGGTTCATCTTCTGTGGGCATTATTGATCCAGCGGCTCACGTTCCTGCATCTCTCATTTATACTAACTATAGGAGGATTAAAGAACAAGCAGCGGTTGATTATTTGGAGTTAAGATCTGTTTTAGTAAGTGCTGCTGGGAATAGAGAACTCAACCTTTGCAGCAAGGAAAGTGAGAATTTTGTCCCTTGCTATAATGTATCGGCCAATTTGTTAGCGGGGTTTAAAGAAGGTGAGGAGTTTGACAGGCATTGTGAACTTTTGGTTGGCACTGAGAAGTGTTTGGTTCGTCCTCCTAAGGAATATAAGATTCCCTTGCAATGGCCAGCCAGTAGGGATATTATATGGAGTGGAAATGTGAAGATAACCAAAGACCAATTTCTTTCATCTGGAAGTATGACTAAAAG GTTAATGCTACTAGAGGAGAATCAAATTGCTTTTCGCTCCGAGGATGGACTTATCTATGATGGGGTAAAAGATTACTCCCGCCAACTTGCAGAGCTGATAGGGTTGGGAAGTGACAAAGAGTTTCCTCAAGCTGGT GTACGCACCATACTAGACATTAATTGTGGGTTTGGTAGCTTGGGAGCTCATTTCTCATCACTCAACTTAATGGCAATGTGTGTTTCGGGGTATGAAGTGACTGGCAGTCAGGTACAGTTGGCTCTTGAGCGAGGCCTTCCTGCTGTGGTTGGGAACTTTGTTGCAAGACAGCTTCCGTATCCGTTGTTTTCGTATGACATGGTTCACTGTGCTCAATGTGACATCATTTGGGATGAAAAAG ATGGGATGTCCCTTATAGAAGTTGACCGTGTTCTTAGACCTGGTGGATACTTTGTTTTAACCTCACCTAATAGCCGGCCACAAGGAAGTTCATCACGGGAGAAAAAGAGAAACATGTTAACAACAATGGGAGACCTGACCCAGCAACTTTGTTGGATTCTTCTAGCTCAGCAGGATGAGACATTCATCTGGCAGAAGACTGCTGATGTTCATTGCTATGCATCTCG CAAGAAGCATGCTATTCCGCTATGTAAAGAAGATGATAATGATCAGTCATATTATCAGCCTCTTGTACGATGCATAAGTGGTACCTCTAGCAAGCGTTGGATTGCAATACAGAATAGAACATTGGAATTGAGTTCAGATGAGCTTAACATCCATGGA GTCGAGCCTGAAGAATTTTCCGAAGACTTACAATTCTGGAGATCAGCTACCAACGATTATTGGTCTTTGCTTACACCTCTAATTTTCTCTGACCATCCAAAGAGACCAGGAGATGAAGATCCATTGCCACCATTTAACATGATACGCAATGTAATGGACATGAATGCTAATTATGGTGGTTTGAACAAAGCCCTTATGGAGGAGAAAAAAGCAGTTTGGGTCATGAATGTAGTTCCTACTGGGGCTTCTAATACACTTCCTCTTATAATAGATAGAGGTTTCCCTGGTGTAAAGCATGATTG GTGTGAACCATTCCCAACCTACCCCCGGACATATGATCTGCTTCATGCGAATGGACTGCTCTCTCATCTTTCTTCAGAGAGGTGCACCATGATAGACCTGTTCTTGGAGATGGATAGAATACTGCGTCCAGAG GGATGGATTATTCTTACTGATAAACTTGGAGCTATTGAGATGGCTCGTTCACTTGCATCACAAGTACGATGGGAGGCGAGGTTAATTGACCTTCAGAATGGCAGCGACCAGAGGCTACTTGTTTGCCAGAAACCATTTCTGAAAAAATGA